The DNA window CATCAGTATCGGGAGGTATCGTGATTGAGCTGTATTCTAAGGATAAGAGAAATCTTTGAAGAATTGACACCGGCGGAAAAGAAGCTGGCAAGCTATGTCCTGGAGCATGGAGACCAGGTGGTGAGTCTTGCTGCTTCTGATTTTGCAGAGCTTTGTGAGACTAGCCCTGCCAGTGTTATTCGCTTTGTTAAAAAGCTGGGCTTTGAAGGGCTTCAGGATTTCAAGATGGACATAGTGAAAGGGCTGGCATTAAAGCTGAATAATCAGGAAAACGTATATGAAGCTGTTACTATTCATGACTCTACGATGGAGATAGTTAATAAGATTGCAAGGGGAAATATTAAAGCTATTGAGGATACTATAGGAGTACTGGATGAAGAATCTGTATCTGAGGCTATAAAGGCACTTATAGAAGCAAATCATATCAATATATACGGGGTAGGAGCCTCGGGACTGGTAGCACAGGATTTGCAATATAAGCTAATGAGAATAAGCAAATCAGTAAGTATGTACATGGACAGCCATACTCAGCTTTCCTCTTCAATACATATGAAAAAAGGGGATGTTGCAATAGGCATATCCCACAGCGGCAGGACGCTGGAGGTTTATAAGTCCTTGGAAAGGTCAAAGCAGAGGGGCGCGACGACAATTTCCATTACCAAATATGGAAGCTCTCCTATTAGCGAAATTGCCGATATCAAGCTGTACACTGCAAGTGTTGAAAAACATCTTAGGACGGGGGCTATTGCTTCAAGAATTGCACAGCTTACAGTGGTTGATATCATATTCATAGGTGTAGCAAGAAACAATTACAGCGATATTGCAAAGTTTATTCAAGATACCAGGGATATGGTAGAGGATTTGAAAATATAATCATCAATAAATGACATAATAGTATTTCATATGTACTATTATGTCATTTTTTTTAATTTATAGGCAAAATACTCCAAATAACCTCAATATATTAAACTAGGTCTTTGTAGCTTTGAGTATTGATTATTTGCGACCTTTTGTATAAAATATAATAGACAAGCTGGTAAAAATATGTAGACATGGAATTATATTTGAAGATGGGGTGATGTTTTGGAGATTTTGTTAAAAGCCGTGAACAATCTGGGTTATACTGCATATTCCATAATATGTGCAATAGCAATCATATTTATGGTTTCCTTCTTTACCATGCTTCGGATAAGAGGAAAATACCGCAGGCTGCAGAAGGATCTCAAGGCGGCTGCTGTCAAAAAGGACGGCAAGTTCAAAAGTCAAGTGCTGAGTGCTATCGTAGAGGACTATCGGACGATTTCGATGGCCGCCAAAGGCCAAGTAAATACGCAGGCGATAGTGGAGAAAAACTTTAGCATCAGGCTAAAGGGGCTGGGGCTTGGAGAAAGGTTCGTGAAGAATTCAGTTTCACTAATGGTGGTGCTGGGTTTGTTAGGGACCTTCTACGGGTTGACACTGTCTGTGGGGAAGCTGGTTGAGCTTCTAAGCGCCAGTGGAAACAGCGAACTGCTTGTCGGTATGGACTCGATTATCACAGGACTTATTTCCTCTGTAAAGGGGATGGCGGTAGCCTTTTCAACAAGCCTGGCAGGGGTTGGAGGCTCTATTGTAATAACTGTTGTGGGAATTATATTCAATATAGAGGAAGCAAGACAGGGCCTTATGGTCCAGCTTGAGGATTATCTTGATAATGTAGTAGAGCAGGAGCTTCTCCAATACAAGGAATCTGAGCTGAGCAGGATAAGTATGGCAATAATAACCTCTTTTGATGGCTTCAGCGGAAGGGTGGAGGATGTGCTTCGAGGTACGGTGGTGGATTTTTCGGACAAGCTTGCAAAGGCAAGCGAAAACATAGAGAGATCCTCCAAATGTCTGGAAGGAACAATTATGAAATTTGAAGATGCTCTTGCTGTATTCAATAACAACACAAGAGATTTTGGCGAGTTTAACTATAATCTGAGAGGAAATATTGAGAGAATGGACGTAGGCTTCTTGAACCTTAGGGAGTGCCTTGTAGAGACTGCCAGGATAATAAGCTCCAATCAAAGGGTCATGAGCAGTTTTTCGGATACAGTGCAGCAAGCGGCAGCAGCTTATAGCAATGAAAAGGGTATTGGAGCTGGGAGGTAGCCTATGAAAGGGAGAAGGAGATATTTTGGGGAAGGAGCAGAAGCTCAGGACTTCTGGCCTTCTTTTACAGATGTAATGTCTACATTGGCTTTGATACTGTTCTTCCTGATGCTTCTGGCATACGTTCAAAATATAATATATGGCAATAACCTGGAGCATGCAAAGCAGCAGCTGGAGATAGCAAGAGCAGATATAAGCAGTTCGGAAAGAGAGCTTAAGCTTATCAGGATGGAGATAGATAAGACCGCGGCAGCACTGACATTATCCGAGCAGGAGGTTCTGAACCAGAAGACAATTATTGCAATGAGCAATGAAGAGCTTGAAAGCCTTAGGGTCAGGCTTCAAAGCATTGCTTTTCTCAGGCTGGACATATTGGAGAAGGTAAAAGATTCTGTAGAAGAAGAACTGGGGAAGTACAATGAAAAAGGGCAGCAGCTTGTATCTATTGGAGATAATGCAAATATAATAATCAATGAGAGCATGGTTTTTGCTTATAATTCGTATGAGCTGAAGCCGGAAGCTAAGGAGCTGCTGATGCAGCTGTCCAAAGCCTTTGAAAGGGTGCTGGAAAACACTGAAGTAAGGGAAAGCATAGATGCCATAAGCATTGATGGACACGCGGACAGCTTGGGGAATGCGGATTATAACAGGGAATTATCTACAAGAAGGGCTACAGAAGTAGTGAACTTCATGTTCAGTGTAAATCCCAACCTGGAGAACAAGTATGGGGAATACTTCGCAGCCAATGGATTTTCTGAATTCCGCCCCATAAGCACAGGCAGCGATGAGAAAAGCAGAGCGCTTAATAGGCGCATAGAGATTTCAATCATTGTTAAGGACTCGAATATACAAAAGGTAATTGAGAAGTATCTCAATGAAACCAAGGGAATGCTCGAAAGCAGATAAAATAGAAAACGGCTTAAGCCGTTTTCTATTTTTATGAGTATTACATTTTTTCTGCACTAAACCATTTTACTGTACCTGTCTTCATTAATACCCTCATATACTGCTGCTGAGATGCTTCAGCGCATTTCTTACGTAATCGGCGGGAATATTATCATATATTTCTGCCGAGCCTAAAGCTTTCGGGAGCACAAATCTAATGCGTCCTTTTTCTACCTTTTTATCGTTATTCATCAAATAGAGGACTTTATCAATATCCATGCCGGGGAAGCAAGTCGGAAGTCCGGCTTTTGCAAGAAGCTCACTCTGCCTGGTCCGGTGATCTTCCTTCATTAAGCCCATGCTGACAGCAATATATGCAGCACCTTCCATTCCCAGAGAGACTGCCTCGCCATGACGGAATTCAGTATATTCCGTTGCAGCTTCGATGGCATGACCTATGGTATGGCCATAGTTCAAGAGCATTCTGATCCCAGTATCCTTTTCGTCCAACTGTACGACTGAAGCTTTTGTTTTGCAGCAGTTTTGGATTATATGAGACAAGAACTTCGAATCCAACTTCAGAATATCAGCAATATTGTTCTCAAGGTATTCAAAAAACTCATAGTCACCAATGACTCCGTATTTTATCACCTCTGCCAGACCGCTCCTAAGCTCTCTGGGGGAGAGGGTGACGAGGGTGGAGGTATCTGCGATAACCATCCTGGGCTGATAAAAGCTGCCAATTAGGTTTTTGCTTTCCCTGTGGTTTATAGCAGTCTTGCCGCCTATGCTGCTGTCTGTCTGAGAGAGCAAGGTGGTAGGGATTTGGATGTATGGTATGCCCCTCATATAGGTAGCAGCTGCAAAGCCCGTCATATCTCCGATTACTCCGCCTCCAAACCCAATCATAAGACTGTCTCTGGTAAGCTTCATCTCAACAGCTTTGTCATATATCTTTGCAAGGCTGTCTATATTCTTGTATTCTTCTCCGTCAGGGATAAGGCACCAGTCCAAAGTGTAATAGGCTTCAAGGGCTGCCTGAAGCTTGCTGCCCCAAAGCTCATATATAGTCGGGTTTGAGACTATCAATACCTTTCCCGCGGGATAAAAAGTACCTATGTATTTATGAAGGTCTTCGATCAAGTGGCTGCCGGAAACAACCTCACATGAAGCATTGTCAAATTCCATTGAGAAGCTTGAACCTTGCTTTTCTGAGCTTACGAAGGCTTTTATCCTTACAGCAGCATCTTCAGGGCTCATATAAGACGTATCAATGGATAAATCCCCATTATATAAACCCTTCCGATTATCCAAAATTCTATTGATTGCCTGGCAAGGATCCTCTACATCCAATAGAGGACGTTTGCCGGTCTTCCCGACTCTCTCAAGTATTACTTCAGGCTTTGCTTTAAGGCAGATGATTTTGCCGTTTCTTCTGAGCGCCTCCATATTCAGAGGAGAAAGCACCACGCCTCCGCCTGTTGATATGACACACTTGCAGCGATTTGACACATCTGATATGACTTGGCTCTCCAACTCTCTGAAGTAGCTCTCTCCATGCTGGCTGAATATTTCCTTTATTTGCTGCCCTTCTTTTTTCTCGATTTCAGTATCAACGTCAATAAACTCATAGCCCAAAAGTTGGGCCAGAACTCGTCCGATTGTACTCTTCCCGGTGCCCATGAAGCCTATTAAAACAATATTACTCATATCATCACCTCGGTAATTCGTGTTTTTTGTATTATATCACATAATATGGCAGAAAGGTGTGTTTCTCTAAGAGATAATGAAAAAAGCTGCTTACGCAGCCTTTTTCATTATCTCTCGCCGAGCTTTTCAGGTTCACCATAATCTACTCCATCAGTATCAACAGTAACCTTTTTCATCCTCTGATCCTCAAGGGGTTTGTCGGAGTGGTTCCTTTTCACTGCTACTATTTTATCAGCAGTCTCGATACCTTCTGTGACCTTGCCAAAAGCAGCATACTGGCCATCCAGATGTGGTGAATTGGCTACCATTATAAAAAACTGCGAGCCCGCTGAATCGGGTGATGACGACCTAGCCATTGATATTACGCCCTTCTCATGCTTGAGATTATTTGCAAAACCATTAGACTTAAACTCGCCTTTTATGCCGTAGCCAGGACCGC is part of the Clostridia bacterium genome and encodes:
- a CDS encoding MurR/RpiR family transcriptional regulator, translated to MSCILRIREIFEELTPAEKKLASYVLEHGDQVVSLAASDFAELCETSPASVIRFVKKLGFEGLQDFKMDIVKGLALKLNNQENVYEAVTIHDSTMEIVNKIARGNIKAIEDTIGVLDEESVSEAIKALIEANHINIYGVGASGLVAQDLQYKLMRISKSVSMYMDSHTQLSSSIHMKKGDVAIGISHSGRTLEVYKSLERSKQRGATTISITKYGSSPISEIADIKLYTASVEKHLRTGAIASRIAQLTVVDIIFIGVARNNYSDIAKFIQDTRDMVEDLKI
- a CDS encoding OmpA family protein; its protein translation is MKGRRRYFGEGAEAQDFWPSFTDVMSTLALILFFLMLLAYVQNIIYGNNLEHAKQQLEIARADISSSERELKLIRMEIDKTAAALTLSEQEVLNQKTIIAMSNEELESLRVRLQSIAFLRLDILEKVKDSVEEELGKYNEKGQQLVSIGDNANIIINESMVFAYNSYELKPEAKELLMQLSKAFERVLENTEVRESIDAISIDGHADSLGNADYNRELSTRRATEVVNFMFSVNPNLENKYGEYFAANGFSEFRPISTGSDEKSRALNRRIEISIIVKDSNIQKVIEKYLNETKGMLESR
- the aroB gene encoding 3-dehydroquinate synthase; this encodes MSNIVLIGFMGTGKSTIGRVLAQLLGYEFIDVDTEIEKKEGQQIKEIFSQHGESYFRELESQVISDVSNRCKCVISTGGGVVLSPLNMEALRRNGKIICLKAKPEVILERVGKTGKRPLLDVEDPCQAINRILDNRKGLYNGDLSIDTSYMSPEDAAVRIKAFVSSEKQGSSFSMEFDNASCEVVSGSHLIEDLHKYIGTFYPAGKVLIVSNPTIYELWGSKLQAALEAYYTLDWCLIPDGEEYKNIDSLAKIYDKAVEMKLTRDSLMIGFGGGVIGDMTGFAAATYMRGIPYIQIPTTLLSQTDSSIGGKTAINHRESKNLIGSFYQPRMVIADTSTLVTLSPRELRSGLAEVIKYGVIGDYEFFEYLENNIADILKLDSKFLSHIIQNCCKTKASVVQLDEKDTGIRMLLNYGHTIGHAIEAATEYTEFRHGEAVSLGMEGAAYIAVSMGLMKEDHRTRQSELLAKAGLPTCFPGMDIDKVLYLMNNDKKVEKGRIRFVLPKALGSAEIYDNIPADYVRNALKHLSSSI
- a CDS encoding peptidylprolyl isomerase codes for the protein MSSNPLATIEMENGDVMKMELYPDIAPNTVKNFISLANKGFYDGVIFHRVIPGFMIQGGDPQGQGTGGPGYGIKGEFKSNGFANNLKHEKGVISMARSSSPDSAGSQFFIMVANSPHLDGQYAAFGKVTEGIETADKIVAVKRNHSDKPLEDQRMKKVTVDTDGVDYGEPEKLGER